From Streptomyces cyaneogriseus subsp. noncyanogenus, the proteins below share one genomic window:
- a CDS encoding gamma-glutamyl-gamma-aminobutyrate hydrolase family protein, whose protein sequence is MAGRPLIGVSTYLESGARWGVWELEAALLPAGYPRLVQRAGGLAVMLPPDAPEHAAAAVARLDGLVIAGGPDVEPSRYGAEPGPRTGPPDRARDTWELALIEAALARGVPLLGICRGLQLLNVALGGTLVQHLDGHAGGPGVFGSHPVRPVPGTRYAAVVPEETSVPAYHHQAVDRLGAGLVASAHAADGTVEAVEIPSGPWVLGVQWHPEMGEDVRVVRALVEAAAAARAGGAPGSAGLTPV, encoded by the coding sequence ATGGCGGGCAGGCCGCTGATCGGCGTGAGTACGTATCTGGAGTCCGGGGCGCGCTGGGGCGTGTGGGAGCTGGAGGCGGCGCTGCTGCCGGCCGGGTATCCGCGGCTGGTGCAACGGGCGGGCGGGCTGGCCGTGATGCTCCCGCCGGACGCGCCGGAGCACGCCGCCGCGGCCGTGGCCCGGCTGGACGGCCTGGTGATCGCGGGCGGTCCGGACGTCGAGCCGTCCCGCTACGGCGCCGAGCCCGGCCCGCGCACCGGCCCGCCCGACCGGGCCCGGGACACCTGGGAGCTGGCCCTGATCGAGGCGGCGCTGGCGCGGGGCGTTCCGCTGCTGGGCATCTGCCGGGGCCTGCAACTGCTGAACGTCGCCCTCGGCGGCACCCTGGTGCAGCACCTCGACGGCCACGCCGGCGGCCCGGGGGTCTTCGGCAGCCACCCGGTCCGGCCGGTCCCGGGCACGCGGTACGCCGCCGTCGTCCCGGAGGAGACCTCCGTACCGGCCTACCACCACCAGGCGGTGGACCGCCTCGGCGCGGGCCTGGTGGCGTCGGCGCACGCGGCGGACGGCACGGTGGAGGCGGTGGAGATCCCGTCCGGCCCCTGGGTGCTGGGCGTGCAGTGGCACCCGGAGATGGGCGAGGACGTACGGGTGGTGCGGGCGCTGGTGGAGGCGGCCGCCGCCGCGCGCGCGGGCGGCGCCCCCGGGAGCGCGGGGCTCACCCCCGTGTGA
- a CDS encoding LysR family transcriptional regulator — MSNTAGQEDSARTPAGSLAHRVPDLGALELLLAVARLGSLGGAARELGITQPAASSRIRSMERQLGVALVDRSPRGSRLTDAGALVTDWARRIVEAAEAFDAGAQALKDRRDSRLRVAASMTIAEYLLPGWLLALRAQRPDTAVSLLAGNSAAVAERLLADEADLGFVEGLSVPSGLDSAVIGHDRLIVVTAPAHPWARRRRPLAAGELAATPLILRERGSGTRQVLDAALGGLARPLIELSSTTAVKAAAVGGAGPAVLSELAVGEELAMRRLVSVPVADVSLARDLRAVWPTGHRPAGPARDLLSLTRG; from the coding sequence ATGAGCAACACGGCAGGACAGGAGGATTCCGCGCGGACGCCCGCCGGGTCGCTGGCCCATCGGGTGCCGGATCTCGGGGCTCTGGAGCTGTTGCTGGCGGTGGCGCGGCTGGGCAGCCTCGGCGGGGCGGCACGGGAGCTGGGCATCACGCAGCCGGCCGCCAGCAGCCGCATCCGCTCCATGGAGCGCCAGCTGGGTGTCGCCCTGGTGGACCGCTCGCCCCGCGGGTCCCGGCTGACCGACGCCGGTGCGCTGGTCACCGACTGGGCGCGGCGGATCGTGGAGGCGGCGGAGGCGTTCGACGCGGGGGCGCAGGCCCTCAAGGACCGCAGGGACTCGCGGCTGCGGGTGGCGGCGAGCATGACCATCGCCGAGTACCTCCTGCCCGGCTGGCTGCTCGCGCTGCGCGCCCAGCGGCCGGACACGGCGGTGTCGCTGCTGGCCGGGAATTCGGCGGCGGTGGCGGAGCGGCTGCTGGCGGACGAGGCCGACCTCGGGTTCGTGGAAGGGCTCAGCGTCCCCTCCGGGCTGGACTCCGCGGTGATCGGCCACGACCGCCTGATCGTCGTCACCGCCCCGGCCCACCCCTGGGCCCGCAGACGGCGCCCGCTGGCCGCCGGGGAGCTGGCGGCGACCCCGCTGATCCTGCGGGAGAGGGGCTCCGGCACCCGCCAGGTCCTCGACGCCGCGCTCGGCGGCCTCGCCCGCCCGCTGATCGAGCTCTCCTCGACCACGGCCGTGAAGGCGGCGGCGGTCGGCGGCGCCGGGCCCGCCGTCCTCAGCGAACTGGCCGTCGGAGAGGAACTGGCCATGCGGCGCCTGGTGAGCGTCCCCGTGGCGGACGTCTCCCTCGCCCGCGACCTGCGCGCCGTCTGGCCGACGGGCCACCGCCCGGCGGGCCCGGCCCGGGACCTGCTGTCCCTCACACGGGGGTGA
- a CDS encoding TDT family transporter, whose amino-acid sequence MITAAPPRLRAAARPPRAGAVRHLGPNWYATVMGTAIVATAGAGLPLRLPGLRTACTAVWALALLLLVVLLTARVLHWRHHRDQARAHLLDPATAPFYGCLAMALLSVGGGALTLGRDWIGIRAALALDTVLFVSGTALGLVTAVAVPYLMAVRHRVEPGQASAVWLLPLVPPMVSAATGPLLVPHLPAGQPRQSLLFACFALFGLSLLATLVTLPLVFARLLTAGPPPPALTPTLFLVLGPLGQSTTAAGQFADVAPGVLPAPYHEGLAVLSVLFGVPVMGFALLWLCLATAHVVRARRHGMRFTMTWWSFTFPIGTCVTGAEALARHTGLAVYGGPAVALYAVLVATWAVAAVHTARGLVSGALLAAPVPAPAGPAPATARTR is encoded by the coding sequence ATGATCACCGCAGCTCCGCCCCGACTCCGCGCCGCCGCGCGCCCGCCCCGTGCGGGGGCCGTACGCCATCTCGGTCCCAACTGGTACGCCACCGTGATGGGCACGGCCATCGTCGCCACCGCGGGCGCGGGGCTCCCGCTGCGGCTTCCCGGGCTGCGCACCGCCTGCACCGCCGTGTGGGCGCTGGCCCTGCTGCTGCTCGTGGTGCTGCTGACCGCGCGGGTCCTGCACTGGCGGCACCACCGCGACCAGGCCCGCGCCCATCTCCTCGACCCGGCGACCGCCCCCTTCTACGGCTGCCTGGCCATGGCCCTGCTGTCCGTGGGCGGCGGGGCGCTCACCCTCGGCCGGGACTGGATCGGCATCCGGGCGGCCCTCGCCCTGGACACCGTGCTGTTCGTCTCCGGGACCGCCCTCGGGCTCGTGACGGCCGTCGCCGTGCCGTACCTGATGGCCGTACGCCACCGCGTCGAGCCGGGGCAGGCCAGCGCCGTGTGGCTGCTGCCGCTGGTCCCGCCGATGGTGTCGGCCGCGACCGGCCCGCTCCTGGTGCCCCATCTGCCCGCGGGCCAGCCGCGCCAGAGCCTGCTCTTCGCGTGCTTCGCGCTGTTCGGGCTGAGCCTGCTGGCGACACTGGTGACGCTGCCGCTGGTGTTCGCCCGGCTGCTCACCGCGGGGCCGCCGCCACCCGCGCTGACCCCGACGCTGTTCCTGGTGCTCGGCCCGCTCGGGCAGTCCACCACCGCCGCCGGGCAGTTCGCGGACGTCGCGCCGGGCGTCCTCCCGGCGCCGTACCACGAGGGCCTCGCCGTCCTCTCCGTCCTGTTCGGCGTGCCGGTGATGGGCTTCGCGCTGCTATGGCTCTGCCTGGCCACCGCTCATGTGGTGCGGGCGCGGCGGCACGGCATGCGGTTCACCATGACGTGGTGGTCGTTCACCTTCCCGATCGGGACCTGCGTCACCGGCGCCGAGGCCCTCGCCCGGCACACGGGGCTCGCCGTGTACGGCGGGCCGGCCGTCGCCCTGTACGCCGTCCTGGTGGCCACCTGGGCCGTCGCGGCCGTGCACACGGCGCGCGGGCTGGTCAGCGGCGCGCTGCTCGCAGCGCCCGTCCCAGCACCCGCGGGGCCCGCACCAGCGACGGCCCGTACCAGGTGA
- a CDS encoding helical backbone metal receptor → MRAVSLVPSLTEAVARTVPGVLAGATDWCTHPAGLDVVRVGGTKNPDVARIVSLAPDLVIANEEENRVPDLDALRAAGIGVLVTRVRTVGQAFEELARVLAACGARTRPRWLEEAEAVWSAAEPPGDRATAVVPVWRRPWMVLGRDTFAGDVLARLGVDHLYTRHADRYPRVPVEELRAARPDLVVLPDEPYRFTAADGPEAFPGLPCALVSGRHLTWYGPSLVRAPRVLGRALRAARR, encoded by the coding sequence ATGAGGGCCGTCTCCCTGGTGCCGTCGCTGACCGAGGCGGTGGCCCGCACGGTCCCCGGCGTGCTGGCCGGTGCCACCGACTGGTGCACGCACCCGGCCGGCCTGGACGTCGTCCGCGTGGGCGGCACCAAGAACCCGGACGTCGCACGGATCGTCTCCCTGGCCCCCGATCTGGTGATCGCCAACGAGGAGGAGAACCGCGTCCCCGACCTCGACGCCCTGCGCGCGGCGGGCATCGGCGTCCTGGTGACGCGCGTACGCACGGTCGGGCAGGCGTTTGAGGAACTGGCCCGGGTGCTGGCCGCGTGCGGCGCCCGCACCCGGCCGCGCTGGCTGGAGGAGGCCGAGGCGGTCTGGTCGGCGGCCGAGCCGCCCGGGGACCGTGCGACGGCGGTGGTGCCGGTCTGGCGCCGGCCGTGGATGGTGCTCGGCCGGGACACCTTCGCCGGTGACGTCCTCGCCCGCCTCGGCGTCGACCACCTGTACACCAGGCACGCCGACCGCTATCCGAGGGTGCCCGTCGAGGAGCTGCGGGCGGCCCGCCCGGACCTCGTGGTCCTCCCCGACGAGCCCTACCGCTTCACCGCCGCCGACGGTCCCGAGGCCTTCCCCGGGCTGCCGTGCGCGCTCGTCAGCGGACGGCACCTCACCTGGTACGGGCCGTCGCTGGTGCGGGCCCCGCGGGTGCTGGGACGGGCGCTGCGAGCAGCGCGCCGCTGA
- a CDS encoding helix-turn-helix domain-containing protein produces MGDHKEQPLRVGAAVRRRRRALELTLAVVAERSGLSVPFLSQIENDRARPSTSSLEKVADALRTTAVELLAAADPACSVDVVRVEDPEPPFEPRVRSLVRGHHQMHASEFTGDHDAGRELQYRNDQLMYVAEGAVEIEAEGRAYRLGRGDTLYLTGGVRHRWRATVPETRLIVVAVAEHIEAVRNRPRP; encoded by the coding sequence ATGGGCGACCACAAAGAGCAGCCCCTTCGGGTGGGCGCGGCCGTCCGGCGGCGGCGCCGGGCCCTGGAGCTGACCCTCGCCGTCGTGGCCGAGCGCAGCGGCCTGTCCGTGCCCTTCCTCAGCCAGATCGAGAACGACCGGGCCCGGCCCAGCACCAGCTCTCTGGAGAAGGTCGCCGACGCCCTGCGCACCACCGCCGTGGAACTCCTCGCCGCCGCCGACCCCGCGTGCAGCGTGGACGTGGTCCGGGTGGAGGACCCCGAGCCGCCGTTCGAGCCCCGGGTGCGGTCCCTGGTGCGCGGGCACCACCAGATGCACGCCTCGGAGTTCACCGGCGACCATGACGCGGGCCGTGAACTGCAATACCGCAACGACCAGTTGATGTACGTCGCCGAGGGCGCGGTGGAGATCGAGGCCGAGGGGCGCGCCTACCGGCTCGGCCGCGGCGACACCCTGTACCTCACCGGCGGGGTCCGGCACCGCTGGCGGGCGACGGTGCCCGAGACCCGGCTGATCGTCGTCGCCGTCGCCGAGCACATCGAGGCGGTGCGGAACCGGCCGCGCCCATGA